In the genome of Mangifera indica cultivar Alphonso chromosome 9, CATAS_Mindica_2.1, whole genome shotgun sequence, the window TGAAGAGTGACATTTACAGTTTTGGCATTATCATCTTTGAGCTTATAACAGCCATCCATCCACACCAAAACTTAATGGAATATGTTAATCTTGTAAGTATCTTTTATTCAGGAGGTGCACTTCAATCTTTTAAACCTAAACCTTTCTGTAATTgccattttgtttatttgatctGAAGGCTTCTATGAGTCCAGATGGCGTCGATGAAATTCTTGATAAGCAATTGATTGGAGCATGTGATATCGAAGAAGTAAGGGCGCTAGCTAGGATTGCTCACAAGTGCCTGCACAAAATGCCCAGAAAACGACCTTCGATCGGAGAAGTTACACAGGCTGTACTGAAGATAAAACAGAGGCGCCTTGCCAAAGAAGACACAATGTCTTTTGTCGACAGAGATTCTTCTTTTTCGCGAGTCATAAGCCGGATAGAAGATCAACAGATCGAGCTGAGTAAGTtggctgaaacaaaggagaggCATGAAGAGGTGTGATtgggttttggttttttaaatctcattttggtttagggttttaagtTTTGACCATTAGCCTTCCCTGGTAgtacatattttattatcaaaagtcTATACAAACTATAGTGAGTTATATAGAAGAGCCTTGCCATTCTGTCCCATCTTCCGtaattttttgtgaaaaaaaaatatatccttTTCATTTATGGGAAATTTCTGCACTAAGAGTGAATTCAAACTGATCTGATCAAAGGTTggttcaaactcaattcaaatccaaaaaGGCTAGCTTGATCACCAAAAAAACTATTGGAAaacatcaaagaaaaagaaaaatcttcgAATAAGATAAAGTtatcaaaagaaataaatctATTGAAAACTTTTGGCAACTCACTCGAGTCGAGCAAACTCAATTCGAACTCAAACAAAGACTGCCCTAGTTTTAGTTTAGCGGATTTGACCTAAGCTTGAACCGGATTAGTTTGGATTTTCTTCTATAAATTTATGAACATAGCTCCAACAATAGCATTTTCCGTACattctgaaaaataaaaaactaattgCATGAATATGCCCACAGTTGGCCAGATAAAACATGGCTACAGAAGGTTCAACCATCACAacaaatttaatacaaaaacaaGTTCATATTATTAGCATTTCTTAGCAGATAAGATTAATATACAGACATATTACTTTGTCTCGCATTcttattatcattatatattcaGCCTACCCTGACTTCAAAAGCAAGAGTAGTTCAACCAAAATTCTATTAGAAGTGAAAATGTCATGAACTGAAAGAAAGCAACACATATGGTATAATACTTGAAGTATTCGACATATTTCTGGTATGCACATCCTCAGATCTTCAAATTTTAGTATTCCAATTCCTCAGAACTGGCATGAAGTTCCAAACCTCTGTTTCTGCCTCTGTCCTGCACTGCCTGATTTATGATAATTAAAGGCAGGATGCAGCAACTTCTGGAAATTCTCAAGGTACTGCACCCACTCCTCTTCATTCATATCAGCCACCTTCACAAAACTTGTGCTTCCCGGCAGCTGCTCATTCACACTCCTGTTTCCAGATGATGTTCCGGCCAAATAGCCACTTTTCTGCATTTTACCTTCATGCCGCCAACTCTTTTCCCCAACGCTGATGTTTTTCATAGACATGGACAACTTTGAAAAAGATGGAGCCCTGCACCGCATGGGATTGACATTTTCATCTGACCTCAGAGGTAtcgcatcatcatcatcactatCTGCGTCCTCCACTACACTCTCCTGTAGACTGAAAAGAAAACTTCGACCGTTTACACTTCTGGACTCAGAAGATAAACTTTTGGCAGCCAGCTTCTGATCCATATTTATGGTAAAATCAAACTCCGGTTCCTCACAGTCAATTTCAAACTGAAATTCTTCACTATCCCCTGCTTTCACATCATAACAAAGTGTGTTCCTCCTTTTTAATAGTCTCCTTGCCTCAATGCATATAAACTCAAGCTCACTTGGCTCCTCCTCATGACCTCGAAATTCCCTACTCATCATCTCACCAATCTCAGAAAGACATAGACCAAAAGCTGCTGCTTCCTTGAGGAAAATTGTGCAGAGAATCAAGACCCTGAGACATGCCTCTCTAATCAAGGGTAGCTCCATTCTAAGCATTTCAGAATCGCGAAATGGGTcaagatgatatatataatcaagCTCATCATCTGAGAAAGGAATTGATGCTTGTGGCCAATGAATCCATTCAAAGTAGGGGTCCTCCAAGTTCTCTGGCAGGCAAAGGCCATGATCGATGGGTACGAGTTCCACTTGACTAAAACTCCCAGTTCCATCATATTTCCTGACCAAGAGGTTTCCACCATGTCTATCTGTGTTTAAAATCCGAATATCTAAAATCCCAATCCTATGAACAGAGGAAACTGGAAAACTTGAAGTCCCATAATCACTGGCATCAAAATCGTGAGGGATGTACTGCTGCAGTGAAGCGATCTTGCTGATTCGTTCCCTCTCTTGATTCTTGTTTCCATTTGCTTCATCATTAATATTGAATATTGAGTGTGTGACCTTTACAAGAGCTGTGCAAGGCACATTTGCAAAGTTATCATAGTCAAGCAGGTAAGCAGCTACTTCTCTGATTCCTGTCTCTCCAACCCGCACTGAACGTTTCAGACCTGGCTGTCCAAGAGCTTTGCCGACAAAACCTTTAGGATTGTTTGGGGCATATGGTTCCTCATCCGTTGGCTTCACAATAGCAACATTTTCACCTTTGCAATTTCTAAAATAGTAAGCACCTCCTAGCCCACTACGTATAGGAACTGGATCAATTCCTTTTTTAATTGACTTAATAAGTTCCTTCACCAGCTGTTTTGTTTTGGAAAAGTGATTCGAGTATCCTAATATCTCAATTGGACTACTATGATCTCGTGGATGAAGATCCTTGCCGGTCGGTGAGAGACATGGTGTAGATGAACTTCTGTGCATAAAATTCCTGGTGAGAAGAAGAGGTGAATCATTTCTAACAGCACTAAGATCATTCTTTAAAACCATATCCCCGTAAATCAATGAACTCTCCTCAGTTGGGACATTGAGAGCAAGCTGCAATTTCCTTTTGACTGTATGGGCATTGTCACTCCTTTCTAACTCCATACACAAAACACAACCTGTCTCAGTCTGGACAAATACACGCCTCCTTCCAGAAGATTTTCTATCCATTTCCTTATTCCCACATCGGTCACCATTAAGGTGCCCTCTAAAAGCTGCAACAGCCATCTGAGTATTTACAGGGAATTCCAGTTCAGGAGACATGAAAGGAAAAGGAGAAGCAGTGCAGTACAGTCCCAGATGCAGAGAAGGCGGCAGCAGAGAGTTTCTCTCTCGAGAAGACACCAAACTCAAACACTGGCCATGACTGGAGGGAAATGTTTCTGCTGTAAACAACCATAATCAACCCAGTACAATACAATCTACTTCCATGATTCGTACATTGGATCAGATATGGTAATAATTATACCAAATTGTGACAACGCTACATTGGAAGAATCGCCCAATGATGCTGGCTATGGAAAGTTAAAGAATAATCAGAAATGAagcaagaataaaaaattaatcacacCAAAAAACAGATAAATACTTGCTTTTAAACAAAAAGGAACCTCCAAAAATCTGCCGGTCTTCTGACAAGGGATGGCAACATGACAAGTCACAAAGACGGTGGGAAGTTCAATAAATACTTGATTTTAAACATCCAagataattaacttaaattgtATTATTCACATGATTTAGTTGAGAAATACAATctaaaaacatattaaagatGAGTAACTAGTTGTTCAGCAATCACAATCTTGGATATTAAGATTTAACTTGAGTAATTTTTCAAGCGTGTACCATTAAATGACTACTAGATTGCCACCAAACcatgaattttcaataaattttctaatcCACGTGATATAATTATAAGTTTAGgtagaacaagaaaatgaagagcCCCAACTTCTAGTATTCCACCACATCCATTCCAAACAAAATTACGCctaataaaaagttgaaaaacttagGTGCTAATAAAAAGATGTATGAACATATATTTGCTCAACCATCATTAACATTTAAAAGCCAAATACCTAGGTGATACATGGGAAAATTCTTGCCTAATTGTTTCTATTCAAACTCGCCTTTTTTTAGTGCAGGTAGGGatggattcaaaccaaatcgAGTCTGAATAAATGATGGCTCGAGttcagtttaaataattttagagatgactcaagtttggtttgagttcgTCAAACTATATaaagaaaagtttaaattcgtttaaaagaaaatttcaacGTTCGTAGCTCGGTTAGAACCGAGTTGATGACTGGCTCATGAGCTAAATCTAATTGACTCAATTTGGTTCGAGTTCGATTCATTTTTCAGACGAGCTATATTATATGATTCAAATTCAGTCTGAATTTATAAATAGCGAACTTGAACTGAGTTATATCAAGCCGCGCTAGCTTCCAAGACCGAGCCAACTCAGCTCATTTTTGGGCCTAAGTGCATGCATCCAGCAGTGTCAGCTAGCCAAGCAAGTAAAGTCGCTAGGAAATTGAACTATGGGCTCGGATATATATCTCTTCTGCATCAGGGATTGAGAGTGTAAACCAATCATTGaatcaagaaaacaaataatacacaaattggtatacatatgatatattatcatataattaagtgatatttGAGTGATtgtaaattaatgataaaataacacttaatcatataatgacatattatgtgtatatttatttgtgtactcaaaaatatatacatataacattatacTTTTGGAAAACTCCATGCAATCCAATAGACAAATAAAATTGTATCAGCAAGCTATCTAGAACCCACTAAATGAAATACGAGAGCTAACATAACCTTTGTTGTAACTTCAAATAAGTTAGATTTGAACCAAGAAATcaattttacccaaaaaaaaatgatcTTTCATTAGTTgaaataatattactcttaaaagatataaataaacttatcctcattttttttaattaaaatttattctccGAAGGAGAGACTCAAGACCCTTGCAGAAAGCAACAGTTTCTAACAGAGTCAAGgcttaaagagaaaaaaaaattaccctaACCTCTAAAAATcagctttttaaaaaataaaaagtaatccAGTCAAATAATTTACAGAAGAAAATTCACATTATATTTCttcagataaaataataaccatgCTACCGGTTAAAATGTAgataaaaaatacaatcaatacattattttattcttatcatATAAGAAAAGCgcgaaaaaagagagaagattaGTTTTCTCCtggttttttgtttgttttagatAGTAGTCTAATACTACAGTCTATCAGgattatgtgttttatttattggCCAAAGACCATATATCCCACCCAAGTGTAAGTGCATTTCCCAAGTTACAcccacaaaatttgaaaaatttgaaatctcaCCCATGACGCAAttgttgtaaaatttttttatcaaaggcAGGAgtgaaatcattattttactaataatatttaaaaaaatataaaattcattatattttctcttcacagttttaaaaactaacaattttacctctatttaaagttttctaactttgaaaagtcatatttttctttcaaaatttttcttcatctctctgGCCACCATCTTCGATGCCGACAATCTCCCCTCTTCAACTTAAAACGTTGGTCGACGCAcgtaaaaaaatctaaaagagaTTTCTTCGTCGGAGACAAAGAGATTCGACGATGAAGACGAAGAGATTTGAAATCTTTTCATTGGAGATGAAGAGATTTATAACCCAGATCTCTTCGTCGAAAAATAAACTTTGTCATTGTCCTTTCCAAATCACCAGAGAAAGTGATCagaggggaagaaaaaaattctaaagttttgaagaaaaaatatgactattcaaagttaaaaaactgtATGAGAAatgaaatgctagtttttaaaatttgagagagaaaaatgtaataaattttatatttttataatattattagtaaaatgactatttaacCATacttctaactgaaaattttaacctcAATTGATCAACAGATAGGATTTCGGGTTTTTCAAATCTCACGGATGTGACTTTGAGAATACAAttaaacttgggggtgaaatagtcctttagccttatTTATTTTACAGCTAAATAGTATTTTAGACTTCTTCAGTTTTTGGGTCTTTTTGTTCATAGCTTTATCATCAATATAATTTCAGAAAATATCCTTCGTAGTTTATTTTGTTCGCgtcaatttttctaataaattagCATAACCTCTCCACTATTAACTTCAAGTTAGCTTAGCTCCATATCTTAATTTGACACAACGACATAATTTTGGCTAAAGTTGATCCACTTTAAGGTTTCTGATTACCTGAGAAGATCATTCTGAaagaaattttttgaaacattAGTGATAAATTGTggaaaattatgaaaacaacAAACCTATACACATAACAACAGAATCTTAATACATGacaaaaaagaatattattactatttaacgaacaaatcaaataaaacaagaatCTTGAAAAAACTactaattaaaatgaattaatccgTCAATTTTATCCTGAGTCAACAATCTAAATCGTAAAAAAGTAAAAACcttaagaatttttttctccaataattttgTAAATCGAAATCTCACAGTTGCTGAAACAGGATTTACGAAACACAAGATCAATAACAGAAGTTCCCGCGTAAAATGTTTATGATTCCACCGCACGACAAGAATTTCGATGGAATTTCTCAGGAAACAAACGGAAAGTAAATCAATAACAGAAGTTCCCGcgtaaaatttttatgattccACCGTACGACTAGAATTTCAATGGAATTTCTCAGGAAACAAACGGAAAGTAATAACAATCGGAAGCTCGAAAGTCGAAAAAACGTACCGGAGATTGGCAGCGTCAGGACGACGACAGCCGAGACAAATGGTGTAACTGTTGGTGATGGTACGTACAGTCGAGATTCAGAGTTGAAAACTAGATCAACGGCTGAGATTCACTGATTCCCTCTCTCTC includes:
- the LOC123225463 gene encoding phosphatidylinositol 4-kinase gamma 7-like, with amino-acid sequence MSPELEFPVNTQMAVAAFRGHLNGDRCGNKEMDRKSSGRRRVFVQTETGCVLCMELERSDNAHTVKRKLQLALNVPTEESSLIYGDMVLKNDLSAVRNDSPLLLTRNFMHRSSSTPCLSPTGKDLHPRDHSSPIEILGYSNHFSKTKQLVKELIKSIKKGIDPVPIRSGLGGAYYFRNCKGENVAIVKPTDEEPYAPNNPKGFVGKALGQPGLKRSVRVGETGIREVAAYLLDYDNFANVPCTALVKVTHSIFNINDEANGNKNQERERISKIASLQQYIPHDFDASDYGTSSFPVSSVHRIGILDIRILNTDRHGGNLLVRKYDGTGSFSQVELVPIDHGLCLPENLEDPYFEWIHWPQASIPFSDDELDYIYHLDPFRDSEMLRMELPLIREACLRVLILCTIFLKEAAAFGLCLSEIGEMMSREFRGHEEEPSELEFICIEARRLLKRRNTLCYDVKAGDSEEFQFEIDCEEPEFDFTINMDQKLAAKSLSSESRSVNGRSFLFSLQESVVEDADSDDDDAIPLRSDENVNPMRCRAPSFSKLSMSMKNISVGEKSWRHEGKMQKSGYLAGTSSGNRSVNEQLPGSTSFVKVADMNEEEWVQYLENFQKLLHPAFNYHKSGSAGQRQKQRFGTSCQF